Genomic DNA from Desulfurellaceae bacterium:
CCACAGCGGCGCCAGCCTGGTGTTGGGCGTGTAAGGGAGCATACCGAATGGCTGAAGAAAAAAAATACCGCAAACCGCTGCCTCGCCTCGACGAGGAAAACCGCCCCTTCTGGGAAGCCTGCGCCCGGCACGAACTCTACGTACAGAAATGCCGCAGCTGTGGCACGGTTTTTTATTACCCGCGGGCGTTTTGTCCCGAAGACCTGTCCACCGACCTGGAGTGGCTCAAATGCAGCGGCCGGGGCACCGTCTACACCTATACGGCAACCTACCAGAATCAGAGCGCCGGCTTCCGTAACAGCCTGCCCTACATCATGGCCTACGTGGAGCTTGAAGAGGGCGTGCGCATGCTGACCAATATTGTTGACTGTACGCCGGAAGAGGTCAGCATCGGCATGCCGGTCGAGGTCACCTTTGAGGACGCCACGCCGGAGATTTCCATTCCGCTGTTCCGTCCGGTCCGCTGAGCACACAGCCCACCCGTGGGTGCCGACGCACGGCGCCCGCGTCCATTGCCAGACCGGCGGAGTTCTGGCACTATAAGCGCCGATATCGACCAAAAGCCGAGCCGTTCGGCAGGCTATTTAGGGCAGATACACTATGGCACGTATTCTCGATCTCCATTCGCACTCCGAAGCCTCCGACGACAGCCGCGCCCCAGTTGAGGCCTACCTGAAATGGCTGGCCCGCAAACGTGAAGAGCGCCCCATCGACGGCCTGGTCTTGACCGAGCACCGTAAATTCGATTCCGCCAGCGACTACCGCGCCCTCGAAGACAAATACGGCCTGCTCATCCTCAAAGCCTCCGAGGTCGAGACCGAGTACGGCCATATTCTGGTCTACGGGGTGAACGACGACATCCTCAAGCACTTCGATTTTTCCAACGTCCGGCTGCCGGCCCAGCACGTCATCACCGAGGTGACCCGGATGGGCGGCATCGCCATGCCGTGTCATCCCGGTCGGCCGACCATCGGCCTGATCGAACACTACGAAAAACGGCCCCCGCTCGAAGGGGTGTGTGGCGTTGAAGCCCTCAACGGCGGCAGCAAAAAAGGCGAGAACGAGCGGGTGGCCGAGTTGATCGACCACTACGGCTACCACGCCTTTGGTGGCAGCGACTCGCATCTGGTGAGCTTTATCGGCATCTGCGCCACCGAATTTGATCGCGACATCAGTTCGACCGAAGATCTGGTCGACGCGCTGCGTGGCGGAGGCTACCGACCGCTGGACTTTCGGGTGCGCAGAGCCCAGGCTTCAAACGCAGCCTAAAGGATACGACCATGGCACTCGACTTCGACCGTTCCATCCTGGGGGCCGTCTTTGATGAGACCTCCTTCGCCCCCATCACCACACAGGAAATCCTGGACTTTGCCGCCGCCCTGGGCGAGACCAACCCGCTGTATACCGACGAAGCTGCGGCGGCCGAGGGTCCGTATGGCGGTCTGGTTGCGCCGCCGACCTTTCTGACCAAGCTGCGGCCGAATAAAATGACGCCCGAGAATATGCCCAAGTTCGGCAAATTCGGCTTTGACGGCGGCAGAGACCTCGATGTGTTTGCGCCGGTCCGACCCGGCGACAGCCTGACGATGGTCAGCAAGATCCACGACATCTATGAAAAAACCGGGCGCAGCGGCAGCATGTATTTCATCGTCCTGCGCAATGAGGTCAGTAATCAGAACGGTAAAAAAGTGGCCGTCATTGACCATAGGATCATGCAGCGATGAGCAGTCTCTACTTTGAAGATGTCGAAGAGGGCGACGAGTTCCCGACCCTGGACATGTTTCTGACCAAAGACCAGGTCCGTCGCTATGCGCGGACCGCCAATATGGATTTCCCCCGCTTCACCGACGACGAGGGCGCCCGCAAGGAGGGTCTGCCCGGCATGATTGCACCCGGCGTGATGAGTATGGGCCTGCTGGCGCGGATGATCAGCGACTGGAACCCCGCCGCCCGCATTACCCGCATCGGCACGACCTTCCGCAGCCCGGTCTTGCCCGACAAGAATATCCACCTGTGCGGAGCGGTCACCCAAAAAGACGAACAGACCCATACCGCTGAGTGCGATATCTGGATGGAAAACGACGACGGTGAACGCTGGGTGATCGGGACGGCGACCGTTGCTTTGCCGACCAAATCGGCCTGATGCTCCTCCCCTACTTGTCTGCGTCCGAACGTACTCTATCCTGGGAGAGAGGAAAGAGAGAGGGAGGCCCTCACATGATCAGTCGAATCGTTCTTCGGTCCCTCGTAGCGCTAAGCCTGTGCCTGGCCGTGGGCTGGCCGACACCGGTTCGGGCGCAGCTCGACGCCGGCCTTGGCGACTCCCTGGACACCCCCGTCGAGGTGTACAAGGATTCTCGGCTTGAAACGTTCAACGAAGCCATGTTTGACGTCAACCTGTGGCTGGATGAGAAGCTTATGCGCCCGGTGGCCAGGGGCTACACCAAAGTCGTTCCCGAGGAAGCCCGCCTGGGCGCGCAGCGCTTCTTGCTCAACCTGGGCGTTTTGCCCCGTGTCGCCAACAGCCTGTTTCAGTTCAAGTTTCGCGGTGCGGCGCGGGAGGTAAGCCGCTTCATGCTCAATTCCACGCTGGGCGGACTCGGCCTTTTTGATGTGGCCAAGAACCAGTTCGGGATTCTGGAGAGCAACGAAGACTTCGGCCAGACACTGGGCCATTACGGCGTCGAAGGCGGCGCCTATCTCGTCCTGCCGTTTCTGGGTCCGTCAACCGTCCGTGACACCGTCGGCTTTGTGATTGACGGGGCGATGGACCCCAAACAGTATATCCTGTCCGGCACGCACAACCTTGCGATCAGCAGCGGCACGACCGTCAGCAACGCCGTCAACGAACGCTCCTTGAACCTGGAGCTGTTTGAACAGGTTGACCGCTTCTCGCTGGACCTCTACAGCGCCGCCCAGGACTTCTACCTGCAGCGCCGAGAGCAGCAGATTGAGGAATAGCGCGGCATGCCATATCGCCGAGAGACTGCCCGAGAAACTGACATGGAGTTGCGCCGCCGTCCGGCCCGGGTCTGGATGGGCCTCAGCCTGGGTCTGGTGCTGGCCTGTGCCGGACTGGCTCGGGCCGAGACCCCGACCCAGATGACGCAACAGCTGATTGAGTCCATCATCGCCTGTAGCGAGACGAACGGCGCCCAGTCGAGCGGCTGTGATATCGAAAAGATTGAGGCGCATCTGGCCCTGGCCCAGCTCGCGCGTTGGCTG
This window encodes:
- a CDS encoding PHP domain-containing protein, with the translated sequence MARILDLHSHSEASDDSRAPVEAYLKWLARKREERPIDGLVLTEHRKFDSASDYRALEDKYGLLILKASEVETEYGHILVYGVNDDILKHFDFSNVRLPAQHVITEVTRMGGIAMPCHPGRPTIGLIEHYEKRPPLEGVCGVEALNGGSKKGENERVAELIDHYGYHAFGGSDSHLVSFIGICATEFDRDISSTEDLVDALRGGGYRPLDFRVRRAQASNAA
- a CDS encoding VacJ family lipoprotein encodes the protein MISRIVLRSLVALSLCLAVGWPTPVRAQLDAGLGDSLDTPVEVYKDSRLETFNEAMFDVNLWLDEKLMRPVARGYTKVVPEEARLGAQRFLLNLGVLPRVANSLFQFKFRGAAREVSRFMLNSTLGGLGLFDVAKNQFGILESNEDFGQTLGHYGVEGGAYLVLPFLGPSTVRDTVGFVIDGAMDPKQYILSGTHNLAISSGTTVSNAVNERSLNLELFEQVDRFSLDLYSAAQDFYLQRREQQIEE
- a CDS encoding MaoC family dehydratase N-terminal domain-containing protein, yielding MALDFDRSILGAVFDETSFAPITTQEILDFAAALGETNPLYTDEAAAAEGPYGGLVAPPTFLTKLRPNKMTPENMPKFGKFGFDGGRDLDVFAPVRPGDSLTMVSKIHDIYEKTGRSGSMYFIVLRNEVSNQNGKKVAVIDHRIMQR
- a CDS encoding Zn-ribbon domain-containing OB-fold protein; translation: MAEEKKYRKPLPRLDEENRPFWEACARHELYVQKCRSCGTVFYYPRAFCPEDLSTDLEWLKCSGRGTVYTYTATYQNQSAGFRNSLPYIMAYVELEEGVRMLTNIVDCTPEEVSIGMPVEVTFEDATPEISIPLFRPVR